TAGGCCTGGCGGCTCTGCACGACGCGCGCATCGGCCTGGTCATTTTTGGCGCGTGCCGCCTTGAGCATGGTGTTCCGCTCGTGAGCCATCTTCAGGGCGTCGCTGAGCGACAGCCTCATGGTGGCCGCATCGGCCTGCGAACAGGTGGCGACAACCGCCACGAGCAGGGCGAAAAACCGTCTGGTTGACTTCTTGGTCATCTATTTTTTCGATATGAGTTTGATAATCTTTTCCACACTTCCTGAATCGTGACGGTTCAGGCAATTCTGCAAATTACGGTTCAGCACGAGGGAAAAGGTGTTGTCGAGGGCCGCCTTGGCAGCCTGGAACTGGGTCACCACCTTCTGGCACTCCTCTCCGGTTTCGATCATTCTCATCAATGCCTGCACCTGACCGTTCACTTTCTTGAGCCTGACGATTACATCGTCCATCCGGCACTCTTCGTTCATCGTCTGCCCCCCTCTCCTGCCTGTGCGGGAAAACCGTTTTATCTTACCTATACCCCGTTAGGGTATCGAAAATAGAAAAAAACAATTCCTTGTGCAACTAAAAGCATTCAGCCGTACAGGGAATCAGAGAAAACCGGCAGCAGGACTCAGACCTTTCCGCCCGAAGCGTCCAGTTCCGCAGTGGTACAACAGCACAGGTCGGACTGCACCTGGCAGAGCATGCTTTCGGTGGCCTGCTGCATGATCTTGGACATGACCGCCTCGGTCATGAATTTGAGTATGCCTTCCGGCATGAGGTTGAGCGGAAAGGAGAGTTCAAAATCGAGCGTGATGTCGGTTTCGAAATGGACTTCGGTACGCCGGTCCTCGAGAGGGTAGAGACAAATCCTCGTGTTGGCCTGCCCGACAAAGGTGTTCTTCTCTTTCAACGGCACATCAGGCACCTGCGGAGCGTTGACCCACTGGATGCACCGACCCGAAACAGCAGAGTCAGGAAAGCTTTCTTCCTCCGAAACCGGACCTGCCGGAACCGTACGGGAGCTATCGAGGTGCTCTTCGTTCTGCGTCACGAAAAAAACCGCCGTTATGGGATTTTCCCGAGGATCGTTGACCTGAAAAATCCACTGATAGACTCCGTGCTCTTTCAGGTAGGTGACGCCGGTACAATATGGATTACACTTAAGAATCCTGACATGATCGGAGAAATAGACCAGCGAATCGTTCAGGTGCGTCTCGATGATCGCTTTTGCTCTGCTTCTTCCTACAACCTCCATAACAACAACACCGCTTGATCGTGAAATAAATTTTGTAATTTTTCAATGAACGCCACCCCAAAACCAAGAGTTCCTCCTCTCATTTCGTGATCCGCATAGCCAGGCAGCGCTCAACGAACGGATCATCACAAGCAAATGCGCCCGTTGGAATGACGGTTTTTTGTTTATTTTGAACGCTTGAAAAACGGCTGCCTACTCAGAGAGACAACCTCTATGCAATGAATAAAGCATCGACCATGACCGATACGTTCAACTATACAACGATTTTCGCTCCTCTCGGCTTCTTCATCGGAGGAATCTTCCTCGTGCTTCTTCTCAACAAATTCATCGGCAAATCGCAGAATAAAAAATCAAGTTGAACGTATCCTGCTGCAACCTCGCTGCCGCGCCAAGTACCTGGCAGGAGCTATAGCCGTCAGACAGCAAGGCGCAACTCGATACGATCATATCACCCCAGCCAGCGCAACAGACCAGGGCCACCGCTCCTGAAATCTGTCAAAGGCGAACACACCAGTATTTCCGGCTTGCAACTCCATCGCACTGGCATCCCATACGTCCCCCGACTGTCGACAGTAATCCTGAAAACAGAAGCGATTATCAATACTTTTTTTTACATCGCCGCGCTTGCTCAACTGCTTAAAATATATTAACTTTATTTCATTATCATGAAAGCATGCCATCGTGCGGAGAATTGCTCTTATGTGCTTTCTAACAACTCAAAACATATACGCATCATGTCAAACGGAACAAACATTGATGTTGCGGGTGCCATCAACACCCTTGCCGAAACTTTCGGCAAGCTCTTCCAGATGCAGATCGACGTGGCCAACACCGCGCTGAAGGCATTGGCTGACGTTGCCGAGCCTCTCGGCAAGACCGCTACCGATCTGATCGGCAGCTTCACTGGTGCAGCCACCCAGGTTCTCCAGAGCGTTTCTTCTGCTATCGCGCCGAAGAAATAAGGTACACCACCTGACTTCAAGCACCTTATGCACTTGTGTAAGGTGCTTTTTTTTTAGGCTCCGCATCCACCCGTCACGCCACATGGAACTCACGGAATCGATCCGACTCCTCTTTCCGCCCGAAGAACGGGCCCAGCTCGACATCAGCGCCATCAAGGGCGACGCCTCCAACCGGCAGTACTACAGGGTCACTGGCCAAGGCAGTGTATCGGTCGTCTGCGCCGATCCAGCGTTCCGGGCAACCGCAGTGGAAAACTACCCTTTCCTGATTGTCCGCGACCTCTTCGCGCGGCACGGAATCCGGGTGCCTGAACTGCTCGGCATGGTACATGAGCAGGGACTGCTACGCCTCGAAGATTGCGGCGACCTCATGCTGCAAGACGAAGTGCCGCTCCTCGACCGCAACCGGCTTTCGGCACGCTACCGGCAGGTAATCGACCTGCTCGTTCGCATCCAGTCGATCAGACCCGACAAGGATGCGTTGACGACTACGCTTCCCTTTTCGCTGAGTTTCGACCACGAAAAGCTCATGTTCGAGTTCGACTTCTTCATCGAACACGCCCTGAATGGCTATTTCGCAGGACGGCTCGGCAAACCGGCAATCGCTCGGCTTCGCGAGGAGTTCATCAATATCTGCGACCTGCTGGTGCTGCCGAAGCATTTCGTCCTGAATCATCGCGATTTCCATAGCCGTAACATCATGCTGTTTCGCGCTGAACCGGTCGTCATCGACTTCCAGGACGCCCGACTCGGCCTGCCGCAGTACGACGCTGTGTCACTCCTGCGCGATTCCTACGTCCGGCTCGATCCGGGCATGGTCAATGAGCTGAAACGCTACCATTTCAACCAGCTCGTCCAACTCGGGCTGACGTCAATGGGCGAAGCGGAATATCTCCGCCTGTTCGACCTGATGGCTTTCCAGCGCAACGTCAAGGCGATCGGCACCTTCTGCTACCAGACCACTGTGGCTGGTAACCGCACGTTTGAACCAAGCATCGCGGCAACCCTCAGCTACCTGAGAGAGTACATCGAAGCCAGGCCTGAACTTGCCATGGCTGGCCGCCTGCTCAAACCGATCATTCCCGAAATTTCGCGATGAACGCTTTCGTCCTGGCTGCGGGTTTCGGCACCCGCCTGCAGCCGCTGACCGACACGATGCCCAAACCGCTCGTTCCGGTGCTGAACGTGCCGAGCCTCTGCTACTCGCTGTTCCTGCTCAAGGAGGCGGGCATCCGCAAAGCGATCATCAATATCCACCACCACACGGAGAGCCTTCGACAATTTTTTGACCGCCACGATTTCGGCAGCCTCGAAATCGTACTCTCG
The nucleotide sequence above comes from Chlorobaculum tepidum TLS. Encoded proteins:
- a CDS encoding metal-sensitive transcriptional regulator, whose product is MDDVIVRLKKVNGQVQALMRMIETGEECQKVVTQFQAAKAALDNTFSLVLNRNLQNCLNRHDSGSVEKIIKLISKK
- a CDS encoding DUF1997 domain-containing protein, with amino-acid sequence MEVVGRSRAKAIIETHLNDSLVYFSDHVRILKCNPYCTGVTYLKEHGVYQWIFQVNDPRENPITAVFFVTQNEEHLDSSRTVPAGPVSEEESFPDSAVSGRCIQWVNAPQVPDVPLKEKNTFVGQANTRICLYPLEDRRTEVHFETDITLDFELSFPLNLMPEGILKFMTEAVMSKIMQQATESMLCQVQSDLCCCTTAELDASGGKV
- a CDS encoding chlorosome envelope protein B; amino-acid sequence: MSNGTNIDVAGAINTLAETFGKLFQMQIDVANTALKALADVAEPLGKTATDLIGSFTGAATQVLQSVSSAIAPKK
- a CDS encoding aminoglycoside phosphotransferase family protein; its protein translation is MELTESIRLLFPPEERAQLDISAIKGDASNRQYYRVTGQGSVSVVCADPAFRATAVENYPFLIVRDLFARHGIRVPELLGMVHEQGLLRLEDCGDLMLQDEVPLLDRNRLSARYRQVIDLLVRIQSIRPDKDALTTTLPFSLSFDHEKLMFEFDFFIEHALNGYFAGRLGKPAIARLREEFINICDLLVLPKHFVLNHRDFHSRNIMLFRAEPVVIDFQDARLGLPQYDAVSLLRDSYVRLDPGMVNELKRYHFNQLVQLGLTSMGEAEYLRLFDLMAFQRNVKAIGTFCYQTTVAGNRTFEPSIAATLSYLREYIEARPELAMAGRLLKPIIPEISR